The genome window GAAGACCAACCCATCGTCGTTATCGGGCAACAAAAAGGGCGCAATACAAGCGAGAATCTCAAGCGCAATTTTGGCCTTCCTCATCCAGAAGGATATCGCAAAGCCCTGAGGTTGATGCAATTGGCTGCCAAATTTGGTCGGCCCGTGCTTTGTATGGTCGATACGCCGGGCGCGTTTCCAGGGCTGGCCTCAGAACAGCGAAGTATATCAGAAGCCATTGCGCGCAACCTTTTTGAGATGGCACGGCTACCTGTTCCCATTGTCATTGCTATTATCGGTGAGGGTGCGAGCGGAGGTGCACTCGGCATTGGGGTAGGTGACCAGATCCTCATGCTCGAAAATGCCTGGTATTCCGTGATCAATCCCGAATCCTGTTCGCTCATTCTCTGGCGCAACCGCGACAAACGCACAGAAGCCGCAGAAGCCATGAGGATCTCGGCCGATGATCTATTAGACCTCGGCGTCATTGACAGCATTGTGTCAGAGCCTTATGGGGGCGCACATCGCAACATTGATCTGGCCGCGCAAAATCTCAAAAAAGCCGTTTCAGATGCTTTTTCAGAGATTGTTAAGATACCCGCTGAAAATCTTCCAAAATTGCGGGTTGAAAAATTCAATCGAATGGGGATTTGGGAGGAATC of Gemmatimonadota bacterium contains these proteins:
- a CDS encoding acetyl-CoA carboxylase carboxyltransferase subunit alpha, producing the protein MSDRSYLDFEQPLAELEEKIAALRKRAKAEGLDVTDAIEVLEKRHAKLEREIFRNLTRWQKYQLSRHPQRPYSLDYIDRITSDFIELHGDRCSGNDQAIVGGLAYFEDQPIVVIGQQKGRNTSENLKRNFGLPHPEGYRKALRLMQLAAKFGRPVLCMVDTPGAFPGLASEQRSISEAIARNLFEMARLPVPIVIAIIGEGASGGALGIGVGDQILMLENAWYSVINPESCSLILWRNRDKRTEAAEAMRISADDLLDLGVIDSIVSEPYGGAHRNIDLAAQNLKKAVSDAFSEIVKIPAENLPKLRVEKFNRMGIWEESHR